GGTGACCGGTCTGACGGTGATTGCCCTGGCCTTTTGCATGGCCGACCTGAAGGCGATGGACAAGCCGGACTTCGAGAAGGTGCTGCCGATGGTGCTGACCGAGCACATTCCGCAGGGTGTGGTGGGTTTCCTGTTGGCCGGCCTGCTGGCGGCGTTCATGTCCAACTTTGCCGCGACGATCAACGCCGCCCCGGCCTACGTGGTCAACGACATCTACAAGCGGTTCATCAGCCCGGGCTCCTCCGCCAAGACTCATGTTTTTCTGAGCCGTGTCGCTTCGGTGGTCATTCTTGCCATCGGGATCCTGTTTGGCCTGATGACCGAACGGATCACCACGCTGGTCATGTGGATCGTGGGGGCGCTGTATGGTGGGTACGTGATGGCCAACGTGCTCAAGTGGTACTGGTGGCGATTCAACGGTTACGGTTACTTCTGGGGTATGGTCTCGGGGCTGGCCGGGGCGATGTCGGTGCCCTGGATCGTGGAGCAGGTTCTTGGTCGGGACGTCAACGCGATGTACACTTTCCCGATCATCCTGGTCATTTCGGTGGCCGGGTGCATTCTCGGCACGCTGCTGACCGCGGCGGAGGACGACGAGATTCTGAAGAAGTTCTACAGGACAGTTCGGCCGTGGGGCTTTTGGGGGCCGATTCGGGACAAGGTCCTGGTCGAGGATCCGAGTTTCCGGCCGAACCCCCGCTTCCGGCGTGACGCCAGCAATGTGGTAGTTGGCATCGTCTGGCAATTGTGCCTGACGGCGCTGCCGATCTACCTGGTCTTGCGGCAGTGGAACTGGATTGGGGCGATTGTGGCCGTGCTGGTGGTCACGACGATCTTCATCAAGCTGAACTGGTACGACAAACTGGACACCGACTGATGGAGGATTTGGCCATGTCTGGGTCATGAGCGGGCGAAGGCTTCTTGGGGCACAGTCGTGGGCGGCGCTCAGCAGCGGGAGTTTGACGAGCGGATGATGCGGCAGGCGATCGCCGAGGCCGAGGCGGCGTTGGGCAGCGAGGACGTGCCGGTCGGGGCGGTGGTTGTATACCAGGGCAAGGTGATCGGTCGGGGCCGCAACCAGCGGGAGTTGCTGAAGGATCCGACGGCCCACGCGGAGATGATCGCTCTGACTGCCGCGGCCGACGCGAGGAAGGCCTGGCGTTTGGAGGGGTGTGCGCTGTACGTGACGCTTGAGCCGTGCGTGATGTGTGCCGGGGCGATCGTTCTGGCCCGGATTGGGCGGCTGGTCTACGGGGCGGACGATCCGAAGGC
The Phycisphaerae bacterium DNA segment above includes these coding regions:
- the tadA gene encoding tRNA adenosine(34) deaminase TadA, with the translated sequence MMRQAIAEAEAALGSEDVPVGAVVVYQGKVIGRGRNQRELLKDPTAHAEMIALTAAADARKAWRLEGCALYVTLEPCVMCAGAIVLARIGRLVYGADDPKAGACGSVYDIVEEGRLNHRVAVERGVLGPECGDLLREFFAQQRSRGKR